The Dioscorea cayenensis subsp. rotundata cultivar TDr96_F1 chromosome 8, TDr96_F1_v2_PseudoChromosome.rev07_lg8_w22 25.fasta, whole genome shotgun sequence genome segment ACCTCACCATATTGTGTAAATCTGATAATTTTTGGATATAAGTCACTGTTTCTTGAAaactaaatcaaattttagttCCTTAACTAAAGTTAAGGTCAATCAAATTTTTGCTGGAAATGCTTTTGATGCTGTTATGCATTTCGCTGCCGTTGCGTATGTGGGAGAGAGTACGCTCGAACCTCTCAGGTTTGCACTTCTTACAATTCTAGTTATCTGAAATTACTAATCTATTACCACCTTCGCAAATGAATTGAATTACCGTGATGTTTGCTTTACTCATAATATCTATTCTTTCCAATGCATTGTTTCTATTTGAATCACACATAAATATTAGCTCGTATTTCATCAGGTACTATCACAATATTACATTAAATACTTTGGTTATTCTGGAAGCCATGGCGGCGCATGGTGTTAAAACTCTGATTTATTCGAGCACATGTGCTACCTATGGACAGCCGGAGAAGATGCCCATCACTGAAGAAACTCCTCAGGTTGGACCTGTTGCATTTTCTGTAAATTGGTTAGTTTTTAAACAATGTGCCAAATTCAACttgatatataaacaaatatttcaatTCGAATGCAGGTTCCAATAAACCCCTACGGGAAGGCGAAGAAAATGGCAGAAGACATGATTCTTGATTTCTCGAAGAGATCTAACATGGCTGTTATGATTTTAAGGTTTGTTACTATAACTTGGTGTACATCGAGCCTAGTGAATTTGGCCATAATTTCTAAATTGTTTCAGGTATTTCAATGTCATTGGATCGGATCCGGAGGGAAGATTAGGTGAAGCTCCAAAACCTGAACTGCGGGAACATGGCCGTATATCTGGTGCATGTTTCGATGCAGCGTTAGGAATAATTACCGAGCTTAAGGTTTGATTTCGTTACACTAGTTTCTCATATGCCTTGAAATGATCATGTAATTGTTAACATCTTATGGCCACTGTAAAGGTTAAAGGATCAGACTATGAAACAATCGAT includes the following:
- the LOC120266993 gene encoding probable UDP-arabinose 4-epimerase 1 isoform X3 is translated as MHFAAVAYVGESTLEPLRYYHNITLNTLVILEAMAAHGVKTLIYSSTCATYGQPEKMPITEETPQVPINPYGKAKKMAEDMILDFSKRSNMAVMILRYFNVIGSDPEGRLGEAPKPELREHGRISGACFDAALGIITELKVKGSDYETIDGTCIRDYIDVTDLVDAHVKALEKAEVNKVGIYNVGTGKGRSVKEFVDACKKATQVDIKVEYLNRRPGDYAEVYSDPSKIVRELNWTAKHTDLEQSLRIAWRWQQLHTDGYAPPMAMAF